The genomic DNA ATGAAGGCTCTGGAAGACGAAAACCGTCGCCTGAAGAAGATGTATGCGGAGATGAGCATGCAGGCGGAACTGCTTAAAGAGGCTCTTGGAAAAAAGTGACACGGCCATCTCAACGCCGGGAGATGGCCGGGAAAGCAGTGGCGTTGCGAGGGGTGAGCGTTGCGCTTGCCTGCCGCACCTTCGAGGTCAGCGAGACATGCTATCGTTACAGCGCCAGGCTGAACGACGAGAACGGGCAGATTGCCGATCTCCTGATCGGACTGACGCGGGCAAAGAAGACCTGGGGCTTCGGTCTGTGTTTCCTTTATCTGCGCAATGTCCGGGGGCATCACTGGAACCATAAACGCGTTTACCGCATCTATCGTGAGCTTGAATTGAACCTCAGGATCAAGCCGCGCAAGCGGTTGAAGCGGGACAAGCCCGATGCTCTGACCGTGCCAGATGCGCCGAACATGGTCTGGTCCATGGATTTCATGGCCGACCGGCTGGAGGATGGAAGGCAATTCCGGCTGCTGAACGTCCTGGACGACTTCAACCGCGAAGGTCTGGGCATTGAGGTAGACTTCTCGCTGCCTGCCGAACGCGTCATCCGCAGCCTCAACCAGATCATCGAATGGCGCGGCAAACCATTCGCAATTCGTGTTGATAATGGGCCGGAATACGTCAGTGGCAAACTGATGGAATGGGCTGCCAACCAAGGCATCGCCTTGAGCCATATCCAACCCGGCAAGCCACAACAGAATGCGTATGTTGAGCGCTACAATCGCACCGTTCGGAATGAATGGCTCGACCAATATATCATCGAAAGCATTGAGGAGGCGCAGGAATTTGCCACGCAGTGGCTATGGACCTACAACAACGAACGTCCCAATATGGGCATCGGCGGCGTAACGCCCGCACAGAAACTGAAAATGGCCGCGTGAATT from Brucella anthropi ATCC 49188 includes the following:
- a CDS encoding IS3 family transposase (programmed frameshift) — its product is MKTSRFSEPQILAILRQAEGGVPVPELCREHGMSTASFYKWRSKYGGMDASMISQMKALEDENRRLKKMYAEMSMQAELLKEALGKKLTRPSQRREMAGKAVALRGVSVALACRTFEVSETCYRYSARLNDENGQIADLLIGLTRAKKTWGFGLCFLYLRNVRGHHWNHKRVYRIYRELELNLRIKPRKRLKRDKPDALTVPDAPNMVWSMDFMADRLEDGRQFRLLNVLDDFNREGLGIEVDFSLPAERVIRSLNQIIEWRGKPFAIRVDNGPEYVSGKLMEWAANQGIALSHIQPGKPQQNAYVERYNRTVRNEWLDQYIIESIEEAQEFATQWLWTYNNERPNMGIGGVTPAQKLKMAA